The Silene latifolia isolate original U9 population chromosome 4, ASM4854445v1, whole genome shotgun sequence region ATGATATTCCCATTCATAGGTGACAAGTGGGTaacattattactattattattattattattattacaaaaaTTAGAATGGTCCCAAAGAGCATTATGGTTATGATGAGGATGAGATTCATGAGGATGAGATCTTAGGAAGAAAGTTGGGGTGGTGGAACTAGTACCAAGGCCACCACCCCAAGTTGGAATGGAATGGTGGACCGAGAAGGCGGTGCctaggtgatggtggtggtgatgatggtgGTCAGGTGGTCTACGCCGCCAATCAATGAAAAAAGTATTCTTAGAATGAATATCATCACCAACAGCCCTCTGAAACGACACAATATCACCAGCACTTAATTGCTTTTCCTTAACAAAACGACTCCACCCTTTTGTCATCACATAGCTTTGGCTACTATTCCAATAAGAGTACCTAAACCGCCATGATTTACCGGTCCGATCCTCGAAATTTAGGAGTAAACcggctttattattattattattattatcagtaTTACCACTTGGATTATTGTTGGTATTAGTAGAGTCTAAAGGAAAGTACTTCTCAGCGTGTTGCTTAGGGATCACCAACCGATTAAGCTTTCCAACGTCACTTGGTGTCACAACTTTATCAAACATGTGCTCCCTCTCTACTATCAATCTTCGAGTATCTTTgtcgttgctgttgttgttgtcgttgtcgtCGTCGTCGATTGTCACATCTCGGAGCTCTATTTGAGTACTAGTTCCAGCTGAGGTTGAGCAACTTAACCATTCCCTTTGTTGGAGTCCAAGTCGATGATGATCTTGATACTCTGAATTTGATGA contains the following coding sequences:
- the LOC141653778 gene encoding uncharacterized protein LOC141653778, whose protein sequence is MDPSSSNSEYQDHHRLGLQQREWLSCSTSAGTSTQIELRDVTIDDDDNDNNNSNDKDTRRLIVEREHMFDKVVTPSDVGKLNRLVIPKQHAEKYFPLDSTNTNNNPSGNTDNNNNNNKAGLLLNFEDRTGKSWRFRYSYWNSSQSYVMTKGWSRFVKEKQLSAGDIVSFQRAVGDDIHSKNTFFIDWRRRPPDHHHHHHHHLGTAFSVHHSIPTWGGGLGTSSTTPTFFLRSHPHESHPHHNHNALWDHSNFCNNNNNNNSNNVTHLSPMNGNIMNMVPYAYGAGSGSGSGSGPVNPSGSLILLRSPVPNSASLIPHLMPASSSSSHHHHHLMHPSLTTSSNDAFRRGGFENGLPKVYDSIPVVHGNAPVPSSVGGGPPKRSLRLFGVNMEYDNHELDGSTSTSSSNYDASQN